A region from the Mycolicibacterium litorale genome encodes:
- the gpgP gene encoding glucosyl-3-phosphoglycerate phosphatase, with the protein MRVRRLVLLRHGQTEFNAGRRMQGQLDTELSELGREQAVVAAEALAKRQPLLIVSSDLRRALDTALVLGERAGLPVSVDTRLRETHLGDWQGMTHLEVDAVAPGARLAWRDDARWAPHGGESRVDVAARSRPLVAELVAAQREWGSDADGHPDRPVVLVAHGGLIAALTADLLGLPVDTWPVLGGMGNASWVQLSGHSEPEAGLDDIRWRLDVWNASAQVGHDVL; encoded by the coding sequence GTGAGGGTGCGCCGGCTGGTGCTGCTGCGGCACGGCCAGACCGAATTCAACGCGGGCCGGCGCATGCAGGGCCAACTCGACACCGAACTCTCCGAATTGGGCCGCGAGCAGGCGGTCGTTGCCGCGGAGGCACTCGCCAAGCGTCAACCCCTGCTGATCGTGTCCTCGGATCTGCGCCGCGCGCTGGACACCGCGCTGGTGCTCGGTGAGCGGGCGGGGCTGCCGGTGTCGGTCGACACCCGGTTGCGCGAAACACATCTGGGTGACTGGCAGGGCATGACCCACCTGGAGGTCGACGCCGTCGCACCCGGTGCGCGGCTGGCCTGGCGCGACGACGCCCGCTGGGCGCCGCACGGCGGGGAGAGTCGCGTCGACGTCGCAGCCCGCAGCCGGCCGCTGGTCGCCGAACTCGTTGCCGCGCAACGTGAGTGGGGGTCGGACGCCGACGGACACCCCGACCGTCCGGTGGTGCTGGTGGCGCACGGTGGTCTGATCGCCGCGCTGACCGCGGATCTGCTGGGCTTGCCGGTGGACACCTGGCCGGTGCTGGGCGGGATGGGCAACGCCAGTTGGGTTCAGCTGTCCGGGCATTCGGAACCTGAGGCCGGTCTCGACGACATCCGTTGGCGGCTGGACGTGTGGAACGCCTCGGCGCAGGTCGGCCATGACGTCCTCTAG
- the rsfS gene encoding ribosome silencing factor, which yields MTASDEAIQMATVAARAASSKLADDVVVIDVSGQLVITDCFVIASANNERQVNAIVDEVEEKMRLAGHKPARREGTREGRWTLLDYVDIVVHIQHQDERNFYALDRLWRDCPLVPVDLDGPLPQRDAEEPLARGETDDAS from the coding sequence ATGACCGCCTCCGACGAAGCCATCCAGATGGCGACCGTGGCCGCCCGTGCGGCGTCGTCGAAGCTCGCCGACGACGTCGTCGTCATCGACGTGTCCGGCCAACTCGTGATCACCGACTGCTTCGTCATCGCCTCGGCGAACAACGAGCGACAGGTCAATGCGATCGTCGACGAGGTCGAGGAGAAGATGCGGCTGGCCGGCCACAAACCCGCCCGTCGTGAGGGCACCCGCGAGGGACGCTGGACCCTGCTGGACTACGTCGACATCGTGGTGCACATCCAGCACCAGGACGAACGCAACTTCTACGCACTCGACCGGCTGTGGCGGGACTGCCCGCTGGTCCCGGTCGATCTGGACGGGCCGCTTCCTCAACGGGACGCCGAGGAGCCTCTTGCACGAGGAGAAACGGACGACGCCTCGTGA
- the nadD gene encoding nicotinate-nucleotide adenylyltransferase yields MGGTFDPIHHGHLVAASEVADLFGLDEVVFVPTGQPWQKHDRQVTPAEDRYLMTVIATASNPRFSVSRVDIDRGGPTYTKDTLRDLHDLNPDADLYFITGADALGSILSWQNWEDMFSIARFVGVSRPGYELDGSHISAALRELPDDALSLVEVPALAISSSDCRKRAGEARPIWYLVPDGVVQYVTKRRLYLPDPLES; encoded by the coding sequence ATGGGTGGGACGTTCGACCCCATCCACCACGGGCACCTGGTCGCCGCGAGCGAGGTGGCCGATCTGTTCGGGCTCGACGAGGTCGTGTTCGTGCCGACCGGACAGCCGTGGCAGAAACACGACCGCCAGGTCACCCCCGCCGAGGACCGCTATCTGATGACCGTGATCGCCACGGCCTCCAACCCGCGGTTCTCCGTCAGCCGGGTGGACATCGACCGCGGCGGCCCCACCTACACCAAGGACACCCTGCGCGATCTGCACGACCTCAACCCCGACGCCGACCTGTACTTCATCACCGGCGCCGACGCACTCGGCTCGATCCTGTCGTGGCAGAACTGGGAGGACATGTTCTCCATCGCGCGGTTCGTCGGTGTCAGCAGACCCGGCTACGAACTCGACGGCAGCCACATCTCGGCTGCCCTGCGGGAACTTCCCGACGACGCGCTGTCGTTGGTCGAAGTGCCCGCGCTCGCGATCTCGTCGAGCGACTGCCGCAAACGTGCCGGCGAAGCTCGACCCATCTGGTACCTGGTGCCCGACGGCGTGGTGCAGTACGTCACCAAGCGCAGGCTCTATCTTCCCGACCCGCTCGAAAGCTGA